In the genome of Magnolia sinica isolate HGM2019 chromosome 2, MsV1, whole genome shotgun sequence, one region contains:
- the LOC131237496 gene encoding G-type lectin S-receptor-like serine/threonine-protein kinase At1g34300 gives MQFHYISFLLTILPLFSLIPTLRSQDISVGSTLRPTNLSLSWPSPNGTFSFQFLNRTEDSSFIAAISYSGGIAIWKAGGADARVDIGGALEFLSNGNLRLINGSGTTIWQSNTTGLGITSAALEDTGNFVLKNGTTTVWSTFENPTDTILQDQNFTMGKVLRSGRYSFNLLKSGNLTLQWGNSIIYWNQGLNSTFNRSLTSPSLTLQSVGILRLYDLSLPGSVPIAYSSDYGEGGDTVRFLRLDSDGNLRAYSSVRGSGVENPRWAAVLDQCQVFGWCGNMGICSYNDTEPLCGCPSLNFEFVDPNNQRMGCRRKQAIADCPGSSTMLEMSHTQFLTYPPELSNEVFFVGITACRLNCLGGGSCVASTSLSDGSGLCFLKVSDFVSGYQSPALPSTSFVKVCAPAQPNQSPPAAGQTLASSKKLRAWVVAVVVLGTILALVFMEFGLWWCCCRNSPKFGTLSAQYALLEYASGAPVQFSYKDLQRATKGFREKLGAGGFGAVYRGVLANRTVVAVKQLEGIEQGEKQFRMEVATISSTHHLNLVRLIGFCSEGRHRLLVYEFMRNGSLDNFLFSDESLGKLDWGSRFNIALGTARGITYLHEECRDCIVHCDIKPENILLDENYNAKVSDFGLAKLVNPKDHRYRTLTSVRGTRGYLAPEWLANLPITSKSDVYSYGMVLLEIVSGRRNFDVSGDTGRKKFSVWAYEEFDRGSITSIVDKRLADEELDVEQLDRVIQVSFWCIQEQPSQRPTMGKVVQMLEGIMTIEKPPAPKAMEGSLSSTSGSANVSALSTFAASAPAPSSSSSLQALGSSSLSGRNIEKTSSSLLG, from the coding sequence ATGCAATTCCACTATATCTCTTTTCTCCTCACCATCCtcccccttttctctctcatccCAACTCTCCGTTCTCAAGATATCTCAGTGGGGTCCACCCTCCGCCCCACCAACCTCAGCTTATCCTGGCCGTCCCCTAATGGGACCTTCTCCTTCCAGTTCCTCAACCGGACCGAAGACTCGTCCTTCATCGCCGCCATCTCCTACTCCGGCGGCATCGCCATCTGGAAAGCCGGTGGGGCCGATGCCCGTGTCGACATAGGTGGGGCCCTTGAATTCCTCTCCAACGGCAATCTCCGCCTCATCAACGGCTCTGGTACCACCATCTGGCAATCCAACACCACCGGCCTTGGGATCACATCCGCCGCCCTTGAAGACACAGGTAACTTCGTTCTCAAAAATGGAACCACGACCGTCTGGTCCACCTTTGAAAATCCAACGGACACGATCTTACAAGACCAGAATTTCACGATGGGTAAGGTTCTGCGATCTGGGCGTTATTCATTTAATCTCTTGAAATCCGGAAACCTAACGCTTCAATGGGGTAATTCCATAATTTACTGGAATCAAGGCCTGAACTCAACGTTCAATCGGAGCCTTACATCGCCCAGCCTGACCCTCCAATCGGTCGGAATTCTACGGCTCTATGATCTTTCTCTCCCGGGCTCTGTCCCGATCGCATATAGCAGTGATTATGGTGAGGGCGGCGATACTGTGAGGTTTCTGAGGTTGGACTCAGATGGAAATTTGAGGGCTTATAGCTCTGTGAGGGGCAGTGGGGTTGAGAACCCGCGGTGGGCCGCTGTCTTAGATCAGTGCCAGGTTTTCGGGTGGTGTGGCAACATGGGTATTTGTAGTTATAATGATACAGAGCCGCTGTGCGGCTGCCCGTCTTTGAATTTTGAGTTTGTGGATCCGAACAATCAGCGTATGGGGTGTAGGAGGAAGCAGGCGATTGCGGATTGTCCAGGGAGTTCAACCATGTTGGAAATGAGCCACACCCAATTCCTGACGTACCCACCTGAGCTCTCGAACGAGGTCTTTTTTGTTGGAATTACTGCCTGCCGGCTGAATTGCCTGGGGGGTGGGTCGTGCGTTGCATCCACTTCGTTATCCGATGGCTCAGGGTTGTGTTTCTTGAAGGTCTCGGATTTTGTTAGCGGCTACCAGTCACCAGCTCTCCCGAGCACTTCTTTTGTCAAGGTCTGTGCCCCGGCGCAACCCAACCAGTCTCCGCCAGCAGCTGGCCAGACACTGGCCTCGTCGAAGAAGCTGCGGGCCTGGGTGGTCGCGGTCGTAGTATTGGGCACCATCCTGGCCTTGGTTTTCATGGAATTCGGGCTTTGGTGGTGTTGCTGTAGGAACAGCCCCAAATTTGGCACCCTGTCAGCACAATATGCACTTCTTGAGTATGCTTCTGGTGCACCGGTTCAGTTCTCGTATAAAGACCTTCAGCGTGCGACCAAAGGGTTCCGAGAGAAGCTTGGTGCTGGAGGATTCGGGGCTGTCTATCGTGGTGTCCTTGCGAACCGGACGGTGGTCGCGGTTAAACAGCTCGAAGGGATTGAGCAAGGGGAGAAGCAGTTCCGGATGGAGGTTGCGACGATCAGTAGCACACACCATTTGAATCTGGTGCGTTTGATTGGGTTCTGCTCTGAAGGCCGACACCGGTTGTTGGTCTACGAGTTCATGCGGAATGGGTCCCTCGACAATTTCCTTTTCTCTGACGAATCGTTGGGGAAGTTGGATTGGGGCAGCCGGTTCAACATAGCGCTTGGGACCGCAAGGGGGATAACGTACTTGCACGAGGAGTGCCGAGATTGCATTGTTCATTGCGACATAAAGCCAGAGAACATCTTGTTGGATGAGAATTACAATGCCAAGGTCTCAGATTTCGGCCTTGCAAAGCTCGTAAATCCGAAAGATCATCGGTACCGGACCTTGACGAGTGTTAGAGGGACCCGCGGGTACTTAGCCCCTGAATGGCTTGCAAATCTCCCCATCACGTCCAAGTCTGACGTGTACAGCTATGGAATGGTGTTGTTGGAGATTGTGAGTGGACGGCGGAATTTCGATGTGTCGGGGGACACGGGTCGGAAGAAGTTCTCTGTTTGGGCGTATGAAGAATTTGACCGGGGAAGTATCACAAGCATTGTGGATAAAAGGCTTGCAGATGAGGAGCTAGATGTCGAACAGCTCGATAGGGTGATTCAGGTGAGCTTTTGGTGTATTCAGGAGCAGCCATCTCAAAGGCCGACGATGGGGAAGGTAGTACAGATGCTAGAAGGGATCATGACCATTGAGAAGCCACCGGCACCGAAGGCCATGGAGGGGTCTTTGAGTAGCACTAGTGGCAGTGCTAATGTTAGTGCTCTCTCGACCTTTGCGGCTTCCGCCCCGGCCCCATCCTCCAGCTCATCCTTACAGGCTTTGGGATCTTCGTCTTTGTCTGGGAGGAACATTGAGAAGACATCATCATCCCTCCTTGGGTGA